Part of the Sandaracinaceae bacterium genome, TCGCGCGCCTGATGGCACGCGACGGTGCTGGGGAAGCCGACGCCCAGGCACGCATCGCCAGCCAGATGCCGCTGGCTGACAAGGTGGCGCTGGCCGACTTCACCATCGACAACAGCGGCACCGAGGCCGAGACGCGCGCTGCGGTCGACGCCCTGCACGCCGAGCTGCTTCGTCGCACGAGGAGCACCCCATGAGCGACCCTTGCATCTTGGTCACAGGTTTTCCCACCAGCTTTCTCGCGCTGCGCGTCGTCCGCAAGCTGCTACGAGACGCGCCCGAGTCGCCGCTGCGGCTCGTGGTTCAGAGCAAGTCCCTCGAGCGGGCCACCGCCCTGTTGGCTCAGATGGACGGCTTCAGCGCCGAGCGCGTCCGCGTGTACGAAGGCGACGCCGCGAGCATCGACATGGGACTCTCCGGCCCCGAATGGCTCGAGCTCTCCCGCGAGGTCAACGTCATCCATCACTGCATGGCGGTGACCTACCTGGGGGCAGACCGTGAGTTCGCCGTCGCAGCGAACGTCGGTGGCATCCGCGAGGCCGTCGAGCTAGCCGAAGCCGCGCCGCGCTTCGAGCGCCTGGTGCACTGGTCGAGCGCACTCGTGAGCGGGGCCAAGCGCGGCTACGTCCTGGAGGAAGACCTCGACGCCAGCCGCGGGTTCCGCAACGTCGTGGAGAAGACCCGCTTTCAGGCAGAGCGCATCGCACGGGAGGCGCTCGACCAAGGGCTACCGGTGACGATCCTACGGCCCAGCCTGGTCGTGGGTGACTCGCTCACGGGCGAGATCGACCGTCTGGAAGGCCCGTACCTGCTCGTCACGCTGATGCTGAACGCGCCGACGGACCTGCGCATCCCCATGCCGGGCCCGGGGGACGTGAAGCTCAACCTCGTGCCGATCGACTTCGTGGTGGACGCGGGCTGGCACATCGCGGGGCTGCCCGACTCCATCGGAGAGACCTACCACCTCGTGGACCCGCGCCCGCTCACCACCCGGCGCATCTTCGAGCTGATTGCCGCCCGCACGGGGCGCCAGCCTCCGCGGGGCTTCGTTCCTGCCGGGTGGGCCACGACGCTGATGCGTACCCCAGGCCTCGAGCGCTTCGCGAACATCCCACGCACGTTCCTCGAGCATCTGTTGACGGACGTCGTCTATGACGACCGCCACACGCGACGCGCGCTCGAAGGCACGGGTATCGTGTGTCCCCCCTTCGAGAGCTACGCCGACCGCCTCGTGCAGTACGTAGAGGACCGCGAGGCGGCGCGTCGCCACCACGAGGTGGAGACGCTGGTGGAGTCCGACCCCCTCGAGTGAGCGCCCGCGCGTGGGAACGACGCGTCTCGGCGGAGGCGAACGCGTCATCGGAGTGAGCGTCCGGCTGGTTCCTAACGTCCCGCGACGGTCATGGCGCTGACGCGGAACGTCGGCGCTGCGATGCTCGTGCGGAGGTCCAGGTCGCTGGCCACGCCGTCGATGCGGGCCAGGAGCTGATCGAGATTGAGGGAGATGGTGACCTCGCTGACCGCGTGCCCGAGCGCGCCGTCCTCGATGAGGAAGCCGCTCGCGCCGCGGCTGAAGTCGCCCGTCACCGCGTTGAACCCGAAGCCCATCATCTCCGTGACGTACAGCCCGCGCGGCGTGCGCGCGATCAGCGCCTCGGCGGACTCCTCGCCCGGCTGCAGGATGAAGTTCGTGGTGCTGATCCCTACCCCACCCGAGCTGCCACGCGACGCGCTGGCGGTGCTGGGCATGCCGAGCTTGCGCCCACCGTAGGAGTCCAGGAGGTAGCTGGCGAGCACCCCCTGGTCGACGACGAGGTTGCGACGCGACGCCAGCCCCTCGCCGTCGAAGCGGCGGGACCCCGGGGCACGATTGATGAGCGGGTCATCGACGATGGTCACCAATGGACTGGCGACCGTGCTCCCCAGGCGCCCGGCGAGGTAGCTGCTCTTGCGCCAGATGCTACTGCCGTTCACGCAGCTGGCCACGAGGCCCAGGATGGCGCGGCCGGCGTCTGGATCGAAGATGACCGGCATCTCGGCGCTCTCGATCTTGCGGGCACCGAGCTTGCGCAAGGTACGCCGCGCAGCCTCACGGCCGATCTCCACCTCGTCGTCGAGCTCGGCCAGGTACCTGCGCGCCGACCAGTGGAACCCACGGCGCTTCTTGCCGTCGCTGTCCTCGGTGAGCGGGTTGACCACCAACGACACGTAGGTGCCCTCGGTGTACCCGCGGAAGCCACCGCTGGTGACCAGCGCGCTCCCACCGACCGCGCGGCTGACGGACGCCCCCTCGCTGTTGACGATGCGCGGGTCGTAGTCGCGCGCGGCCTTCTCGGCGCGCACAGCCAGCTCGAGCGCCCGCCCGGCCGTGAGCGAGCCCATGTCCGGGTCGTACGTGTCGAGCGCCACCCAGTCCGACTCGCCGCTCAGCAGTTCGGGCTCCGGGCCTCCCGCGAACGGGTCGGGTTCACTGAGCTGGGCCAGCTCCAGCGCGTCTTCCACGAGCCGCGCCCGCCCCGCTTCGGTCAGGTCGCTGGTGTAGCTGACAGCCACCTGCTGACCGACCATCACGCGCAGCCCGATGGCCCGCGACCCCGCCTCTTCGACGAGCTCGGGCTCGCCGAGCCGCACCTTCACGGACAGATGCGCGCCCTCTCGCACGCTCGCCTCTGCCACGCTGGCGCCGCCCTCGACGGCACGCGCCACGATCTCGTCACCCAGCCGCAGCAGCTCGCCGCTGCGCTCGTCTGCGTTGCTCTGCGTCATTCAGCCCCCGAGCTCCGTGCCACCCACGGTGACGGCCGAGATCTTCACCGTTGGACACCCGACGCCGACGGGCACCGACTGCCCATCCTTGCCGCAGGTCCATATGCCGTCGGAGACCGCCATGTCGTTCCCGAGCATGGTGACCTTGCGCATCACGTCCGGCCCGTTGCCGATGAGGTTCACGCCCTTGAGCGGCGCTGTGATGCGCCCGTCTTCGATGAGGTAGCCCTCGGTCAGCGAGAACACGAAGTCCCCGTTGGTGATGTCCACCTGTCCGCCGCCGAACTTGCGGGCGTAGACCCCGCGCTTGACGCTGGCCACGATCTCGTCAGGGTCGCTCTCGCCGTTGAGCAGCAGCGTGTTGGTCATGCGCGGCATGGGGTGGCTGCGGAAGCTCTCGCGGCGCCCGTTGCCGGTCGGCGTGACCCCGAAGAACTTGGCCGAGTGCTGGTCCTGCATGTAGCCCACGAGCTTACCGCGCTCGATCAACGTGGCGCTGGTCGGGGTCTCGCCCTCGTCGTCGACGTTGATGGTGCCGCGCCCCGAGAGCAGCGACCCATCATCCACCACCGTACACAGCTCGCTCGCGACCTGCTGGCCGATCGCGTCCGCATAGTTGCTGGTCTTCTTGCGGTTGAAGTCTGCCTCGAGCCCGTGACCGACCGCCTCGTGCAACAGGATGCCGCTGTCACCTGGCGCGAGCACCACCTCCATCTCGCCAGCGGGCGCCTCACGCGCGTCCAACATGGCGATGGCCTGGCGCACGGCCTCGGCCGCGTGGGCCTCGGGGGTGTGCTGCTCGAGGTACTCGATCCCGGTGCGCCCGCCGCCGCCCGACGAGCCGCTCTGGCGCTTGCCGCCCGCCTCGGCGATGACGCTCACCCCGAAGCGCACGAGCGGCTGGCTGTCCCAGGCAAAGTGGCCTGCGCTGGTGGCCACCAGGATCTCCCGCAGCTCTTCGCTGAGGCTGGCGTTGACCTTGATGATGCGCTCGTCCGCCGCGCGGGCCGCCTTGTCCGCACGCTCCAGGAGGGCCCGCTTGGCCTTGCCGTCGACGTCCAGGGAGTGCTGCACGATGGGGTAGCGCGTGGGCAGCGCGCGCGCCTCGAGCGCCACGGGTGGGATGCTCTTGCCGCCGCGCGCGATCTGGGACGCCGTGCGCGCCGCGTGCGTGAGGGCGTCCCACTCGAGGCTCTCGACGTAGGCGTAGCCCGTGGCGTCGCCCTGCATGACGCGCACGCCGAGGCCCATGGTCACGTAGCGTCCGGCCGACTTGAGCAGGCCCTCGTCGTAGCCGTAGCTCCCGTTGACCGCGTACTCGAAGAAGAGGTCGGCGTAGTCCCCCCCCTGAGCGAGCGCCACGGCCAGCAGGCGCTCGGCCAGCGCGCGGTCGATGGGGGCGCTGCCCCCCTGGGCGAACGGTGCCTGGTATCGAGATGTCATGAAGGTGGCACCATACCAGGCTCCCCCGTCACGCGCAGCGCGCAATGACGCTTCCTCTCCCGTGGGGCTTCGGTTAGAGTCGCCGCATGCAGGACTATCAGGAAGCCATGGTGAAGTCCCTCGTCGCCGTCGCCTGGGCCGATGGCAAGGTGGAGGACGAAGAGACCGAGGTGATCGACGCGCTGATCTCGGCGTTCGAGCTGGAGGGCGAAGACGCCGACGCGATCCGCGAGTTCGCCAAGACGCCCCGCACGCTCGACGAGATCCCGCTGACCGAGCTGAGCCTGCACGACAGGCGCATGCTCTTGCAGCACGCTGTCATCGTGACGTTCATCGACGGTGAGCAGAGCGCGGAAGAGGTCGCCCTGCTGGACGACCTGCAACACAGGCTGCACCTGGATGACGGCGAAGCGAAAGAGCTGCGCGAGATGGCGACGTCGCGCGCACAGCGGCTGCTGCAGCTGATGTAGCCACGCCCGGGGCCCTCAGAGGAGGTCTTCCAGGCGGACACCTGGGCCAACGCCGGGCCCGTTGTTGCCGCCCCACTGGTTGCGTCGCGGGGCTCGGCAGCGGATGGGCCCCGTCCAGCGGTGCTTGATGATGAAGCGCACGCTGTACTCGTTGGCGGGCGCAGGCCGCGGCTGCCGGAGGGACCTCGCTCGGTCGGCGCTCTCGAACCCCCCGGCGATGGGACGCCCGCGCTGGAACACGAGGTCGTCGGGCAGGCCCGCCGGCCCGTACCGATAGTGCAGCCGAGTGAGGACGAAGTCGCGATAGCGCTGCTGGCCCTCGGCGCTCGACCATCCGACGTGGCCGGGCAGCTGGCCGGCGCCGAGCGCGTCGAGGGTGCTGGGGTTGACCCCCGTGCGCGCGCAACCGAGGCAGCTGGAGCTCGAACGCTGCGGCACGACGGGCCCCGCGTACTCCGTGAAGACCGCGCGCGGGGTGTTGCGCGACATGGTGGCGAACAGGCGCTCGTACATGGCGTCGAAGTCGCCGGCGGAGCCCTGGCCGTAGCGGCGGTTGGTCGGGACGAAGCGGTTGCGATAGTTCGCGGTGGTGTAGCGCCCCTCGGGCGACAGGATGTGGATGGCCAGGTCCTGCTCGCCGCGGCTGTTCGCCAGCCCCAGTCGCACGGGCAGCGTGAAGCGCTCGCTGTCGTAGTGGAAGCGCAACGGCGACAGCATGACACGCCCCGACCGCAGCCCAGCCGCGTGGGCTGGGGAGAGGGCCGCCAGACGCGCGACGTTGATCTTCGCGACGAAGAACTTCATGCCCTCCTCGAGGTACGGCCGGAACGCCCGCTCGGCACCCTCGGGCACGGCGTAGCGCTGCTCTCGGAGCCAGTTCTCGAGCCCCAGCGAGTCGCTCGCGCTCAGGATCACCACGTCGTACTCACCCGCCTGGAATTGTGCCTCGACGCGCACCGACGGAGGCTGCGCCGCCTCGCGGGAGGCGTTGTCGGCCATCGCGACGCCTCCGCTGGCGGCTACGCTCGCCCGTAGCCCCAGCCCCGTGCCACGCGACGCAGGACACGGGTCCTGCTCCCAGAGCTCGACGACGCGCGGCTGCGCAGCGACCTGGACCTGCCGGAACACGGACGGGTGCAGCGTGCGCACGTCCCCTTCGTGCAGCACCACCGGCACGGGGACGATCAGCGCGAAGTCCTCGGCTGGTCCCAGGTAGTCGTTCTGGAACGCGACCACCGTACGCGTGCCCTCGCGCATGAGCGCGACGACCGTCTCGCGGTTGGGCAACGCGGCCCGCTCCACCGGGCCGGTCCGCGGCATCGGCCGCACCATCATGCCGCACATGGCGGCGACAGGCGCTGGCAGCAGGGACGCGGGCAGGAACACAGCGAGCCCCGTGAGCAGGAGCGAGCCCAGGGTGAGTGCGTGAACCAAGCGCGCCCCCACGGCGCGCCAACCGAGTGTCGGTCTGTGCATGGACCCTACGATACACAGGAACGACCGGACCTTGGGTGCTGGCGGTCACGGGGCCATGACGAACGCGAACGCGGCGCGCAGCACGTCGGGGTCGCGCGGGAGCGTGTGGGTCCCGGGGTAGTGCGTGAGCTGCGTGGGTACCCGCGCCGCGCGCACCGCATCGTGGGTGCGGGCAATGCCGCGCCGCCGTACGTCGGAGTCGTCTTGTCCGATGGCGAACGCCACCCGCACGGAGCGCTCGCGCATGATGTGGAAGCCGCGGCCGCGCACGCGCGCGCTCGATCGGGCGCCGAGCACGACCGCTCCGCGGTAGATGTCGGGGTGCCGGGCCAGCAAGGCCCAGCTGGTGTCGCCCCCCAGCGAGAACCCCGCGAGGTACACGCGCTCGGGATCGAGCGCGAAGCGCTCACGCGCCGTGGCCAGATCGCGCTCGAGCCGCGTCTCCATCCAGCCGACGTAGTCGCCGAAGCGTGGCAGGTAGTGTTCCGTCGTGGGCTGCCCCGCCGGGAGGACCGCCAGGTAGCGCGCGAAGGGCACCGCGCCGCTCAGCCAGTTGAACTGGCCCGCCGCGGTGCCGTTGGTGGCCGCCAGGAAGACGACGACCGGCACGCGCTCCCCATCCGCGGGGGCGCCTCCCACGAGGCGCAGCTCGGACGCCACGTCGAAGGACGACGGCCGGACCTGCGCGCGCGTCGGACCCGTCGCGCGCAGCGCGAGCGGCAGAGAGAGCGCAAAGGCGAGGAGAGCGGCGGGTCGGACGACGGCGCGGGGCATGACTCACCCTACCCGAGCGACGAGCGAGGAACAGCGCCTAGGACTTTTTCCGTAGGCCGTGCGAAAAATCGCTGGACACGGGATTGCCACATTGCTAACCAACGGGTGCGCGTAGGCCTTTGACCGGTTAGCGTGCGCAGGCCCGGGCATCCTGCAGTCCCTCCCCTCCTTGCACCCCCGGGCCTGACCTAATTCCACCGCCCGAGCGCCTTTGCTCGGGCGGTTTTGTTTTGTGCGTGGGGGGCGGCTCCAGGGACGGCTTGGGGATGCCTTTCGGGCGGGGTGCTGCTAGTCTCGCCGGCTACTTCTGCCGTGGCGTGAAACACGCGCCCGGCTGATCCCCGCTCCGAACGAAGGAGCCTCACGAGGAGTTCCCATGTTGCGTACCGCCATTCTAGGAGTGGGTCATCACGTCCCCAGCAAGGTCGTCACGAACGACGACCTCGCGAAGATGTTCGAGACCAGCGACGAGTGGATCCAGCAGCGCACGGGCATCAAGGAGCGTCGCTTCATCGACCACGTGCCCTGTGGCCCGAGCGACCTCGCGGTGCCGGCCGTCCAGATGGCGTGTGAGCGCGCCAAGATCGACGTGTCCGACATCGACGCGATCATCTTCGCCACGCTGTCCCCGGACTACACCTTCCCGGGCAGCGGCGTGCTCCTAGGTGACAAGCTGGGCCTACCCGGCATCCCCGCGCTCGACATCCGCAACCAGTGCAGCGGGTTCCTCTACGGCCTGCAGGTCGCGGACGCGTGGATCCGCACGGGGATGTACAAGCGCGTGTGCCTCGTCGGCGCCGAGGTGCACTCCACCGGACTCGACTTCAGCAACGAAGGGCGTGACGTGGCCGTGCTGTTCGGCGACGGGGCCGCGGCGACCATCCTGGGGCCCACCGAGGACCAGAGCCGCTGTGTGCTGGACGTGCAGGTCCACGCGGACGGGAGCGGCGCCAAGCTGCTGTGGATCGAGTCACCCGCCAGCTGCGAGATGCCACGCATCACGCACGAGATGATCGACAACCGCAGCGTGTGGCCCTCGATGAACGGCCCGAAGGTGTTCCGCTGGGCCACCAGCAAGATGCCCGAGGTCGCGCAGGCCGTGCTCGAGCGCAACGGTGTGACCGTCGCCGACCTCGCCCTCCTCGTGCCGCACCAGGCCAACCGCCGCATCAACGAGATGGTGGCGCAGAAGCTCGAGGTGCCCGCCGAGAAGGTGGTCCACAACATCGAGAAGTACGGCAACACCACCGCCGCCTCCATCCCGCTCGCGCTCAGCGAGGCCATCGGTGACGGGCGCGTCAAGGAGGGCGACCTGGTGCTCTTCGCAGCCTTTGGCGCTGGCTTCACCTGGGGCGCGGGGCTCGTCCGCCTGTGAGCGGCGCACGCTGACGCCACCCCGTGTCCGACATCCACCGCGACCGTGTCGCCGTCGTCATCAACGGCAACGCCAAAGACGTCACCCGGGAGCTGGTCGACGTCCTCGACCAGATCATCGCGAGCGGCGATCTCTTCGTGAGCCGTTCCCTGGAGGAGGGTCGTGAGATCGCGCGCGAGATCGTCGCGCGTGGCTATCAGACCGTGCTGACGGGGGGCGGGGACGGCACCTTCTCGCAGATGGTCACCGCCGTGGTGCGCGGCTGCGAGGAGCAGGAGCTGCCCTGCCCACGTTTCGGCTTGCTGCGACTGGGTACGGGGAACGCGCTGGCGTGGGTGTTGGGTGCGCAGAAGCACCACCGTGGCGTCGTCGCGGACCTGGGGCGCCTGCGGCGTGAGGGCGGGCACCGCGATCTGCGCCTGCTGGAGGTTGAGGGCACGCTCGCGCCCTTCGCGGGGGTGGGCGTGGACGCGCTCGCGCTCCGGCACTTCAACGAGGTCCGTGACATCGTGGCGAAGGTGCCGGTGCTGCGACGCTTCGGGCGCGGGCGCTTCAGTTACTTCGTCGCCATCGCGGGCCGCACGCTGCCCGAGGTCCTGGTGCGGTCGCACGCACACATGCGCGTCATCAACGAGGGTGCGGACGCCTATCGCTTGGGACCCAACGGGCAGCCGGAGGGGGATCCCATTCGCCGTGGGGAGACGCTCTTCGAGGGTCTGGCGCGCGCGGTCACGTTCTCATCCATCCCCTACTGGGGCTTCGGCTCGCGCATCTTCCCGTTCGCCGACGACCGAGAGGACCGCTTCAACCTCCGCGTGGTGAACCTCGAGTCCGCGGACGTGGCGCTCCACATTCGCGAGATCTGGAAGGGCACCTACCGCACCCCGCGCCTGATCGACTTCTTGGTCGACGACGTGCGCATCGAGAGCGACGAGATCCTCCCCGTGCAGATCGGCGGGGACGCAGCGGGCACCTCCCGCTCCATCCGTGCTCGGCTCTACCCAGAGCCCATCGCCGTAGTCGACTTCTACGCGCCACCCCGAGTGTAGCGCCGTCACTGGCCGCCCCCCCGCAGGCCAGAGCGCAGCGTGAGCGCGAACAGCTCGTCGGACCGCGCCGGGATGCGTTGACCGCGAGGGGCAGCCTTCGGTAGCATGCCCACCCGAACCTGTGTGAACCTAAGGGGTTGCATGCCGTCCCAGTTCTCTCCCGTGCATCCACCGGCCACGGATCCGCCGCGCCGCGCCGCACCCGCGATCAGGGTGCGCCCGGTCCTCGCCTGGGCTCTCGTCTCCGCGCTGGCGTTGGCCATCGTGGGCACCCACGCGAGCGCGACCCCCGTACGCGGAACGGTCGCTCTGCCGCCGAACGCGGCGGGTTCCTCGACCGCGCCTGCGCGCCGCGATCACTATTGGAACGTGTGGGCCGAGCTGCTGGACCCGGCTCCCGCGCGCGTGTCGACGGAGCGCGAGGTGACCATCGTACTGACGGGGGAAGGCAGCCCTCGCTCGCAAGGGTGCAGCTACCTCATCGAGGGGGGCCAGTTCCTGCCGCGCACGCTCGTGGCGCAGGCCAACTCGCGCATCTCTCTCGAGAACCGCGATGGAACGGCGCACGAGGTGTTCTCCGAAGCGCTGCCCGCCATCACGCCGCTGCGCACCGCGCCTGGCCGGGCACGCGAGATCGCCGTACCCGACGCGGGTCGGTGGGACCTCCGAGACCGGCAGTACCCACAGGTCGGCGGGCACCTCGTCGCGGTCCCCGATCTGGTGTCCTGCGCCACCGTGAGCCCCCGGGGCGAGTGGCGCTTCGCCGAAGTCGCCGCCGGGACGTACACGTTGCGCGTGTACCGCGCAGGCGAAGAGGCCCACTCTGCTCCTTTGACCGTCGGCGCACACTCACGCGAGCTCGTCGTCGATCCCATCCTCCTCACGGGTAACTGAATCATGCTCTCTCGCCTCTGGTACATCGTCCTGGCCGCGCTGTTCGCCACCGCGCTCATGGCGACCATGCTCGCGCAGAACGCGTACAACCGCTCGTTCGCCACGCGCCTGAGCGACGATCTGGTCCGCGATCGCACCGAGCTCGAGCTGTGGCTGCGCCTGGAGGCGCGCACACGTCTGGACGCCATCGCCCCGCTGGCTGCGAACGGTGACGTGCGTGCTGCGCTGGCCGCCGCGACCGATCGCCGCGACCGCACCGTGGTGGACGCGCCCTTGCGCGCTGGCCTCGAGCGGCAGCTCACGCGCCTCAACGACGCGCTTCAAGAGGGCAAGGCCGACATTCTTTTCGCGGTCGACCTGCAGGGACAGATCATCGGTCAGGTCGGGGGGACCGCCCCTCCGCCGCAGGCGAGCCTGGAGGCCTTCCCAGTCGTCACGCGGGCGCTACAGGGGTACGCCACCGACGACGTCTGGAACTACAACGAGCAGCTCTACCGTGTCGCGACGCACCCCGTCGCACACAACGGGCGCTACGTGGGCGCGGTGATCCACACCGCCGAGCTGAACCAGACCTTCGCGGAGCGCTTGGCCGGCCGCATCCCGGGTGCCAGCGTCGCGTTCTTCATGGGCGATCGGGTCGCCGCGAGCTCGACCCCACGCGACGTCGTGGGAGCACCCGGGACACCGGAGTTCACCGCTGGCCTCCCCGCAGCCCACGAAGATGCTGCGTACACCGAGGGCAACGCCAGCGCGCCGGTACCGCTCGGTGACACGGCGCTGGCCATCTACGCCCCCGTGACCGGAACCGCAACGCACGTGGGCGCGGGCTATGCCGTAGGTCGTCCGCTGCACGTCGTGCAGTCGCCGATGGCGGTGTTCGACAACGCGACCCCGGAGGACCGCGACAACGTCCCTCTGCCGGGCATCGTCCTCGTGGCGCTGTTGCTCGGTCTGCTGGGCATCCTCTTCAGCTTCCTCGAACATGATCGGCCGCTGAAGAAGCTGCGGGCGGGCGTGCTCGCGCTCAGCCGGCGCGAGATCGATCGCCTGGACATCGCGGCGTATGCGGGCGGCCACCGACAGATGGCAGACCACATCAACACGGCGCTCGACAAGGTGGCCACGGAAGGGCGAGCCGCGGCGCCGCGCGTGGCGGCCAACCTGGACGAGATCCTGGGCGCCGCACCCGCCGAGCGCGAATCGGTGCCGTACTTCGGCTTTGCGACCGACGACAAGGCGAACGCCCAGGCGATCCCAGACGCGCCCCCCGCGGCCCCGCCTGTAGCGCCGCTCGCCGCGCCGCCCCCAGCTGCCCACCGGCCGCCGCGCGCCCCCGCGACCGCGCCCGCGGCCCCGCCGCCAAGGCGCCCTCCGCCCCGGCGCCGCGGCCCGCCCCGGCCACTCCGGCCCCTGCTCCGGCAGCATCGGCGCCCCCCATCCCGGCCGCACCGACACCCGCCGCGCCCCCCGCCCCTGCGGCCGCTGCGCCCGTGCCGCCGACTCCTCCAGCTCCGGCGCGCGGGATGCCCCCCGCGCCGAAGCCCCTCGAGTTCGACGACGAAGACGGCGACGACGAAGACGCTACGATGGTCGCGTCCATCCCCCAGGAGCTGCTGGCACAGAGCTCGACCGAGAGCGCCGCGAACGAAGAAGAGCGTCACTTCCGCGAGGTTTTCGACCGCTTCGTCGCGCTGAAGCAGGAGTGCGGCGAGAGCACGGCCGGCCTCACCTTCGAAAAGTTCGTGGTCACGCTCCAGAAGAACCGCGACACCATCCTCAGCCGGCACGAGGCGGCGCGGGTTCGATTCACCGTCTACACCAAGGCGGGTAAGGCAGCGCTGAAGGCCACGCCCCTGAAAGAGTGACCTTCACGCGGTCCAACGGGCTCGCCCAACGTACACGCGCAGAGCGCTGCGCCGAGGGGGCTGCGGCGCTCGTGGCGCGCCGTGACGCTCAGCCGGTGCGCTTGATGATGTGGTAGCCGAAGTCGGTCTCCACGACGCCGCTGACGTCCCCGACGTTCATCGAGAACGCCGCGTCTTCGAAGGGCTTCACCATCGATCCCCGTCCGAACGCGCCCAGGTCACCACCCCCGCTCCCGCTCGGGCAGTCGCTGTGGGCCCTGGCGAGTCCCGCAAAGTCCGAGCCCTGGTCGAGCTGAGTCTTCAGCTCGGCGATGAGCCGCTCGGCGTCCGCTTTGCTGCGGGTGGCGGTGGAGCGGGCCGAGCCGGCGTACATCAGGAGGATATGGGAAGCGCGAACCTGCGACATGACGACTCCTCGTCCACGCCTTCGATCGCGCGGACCTTGGCCAGACTATCAGCGTCGGCTGCCCGGCTCTACCCCGTGTTGCTGCTCGGTGTTGGGCGTGGCAGCCGCCCGAGACGCGCGACGAGCTGACGGAGGCTCGCGCGGAGTGCCTCGAAGTGTTGGTCCTTCGGTCGGCTGTCGCGCTCATCCATGTACAGCGCGCGGTTGAGCTCGAGTTGCACGGCATGCACGCCCTCGCTGGGACGTCCGTAGTGGGCGGTGCTGTGCCCCCCTCGGTAGGGTGCGTCGTGCGCCACGCTGAAGCCCGCGCTGCGGAAGTGGTCGTCGATGGCGTCGATCACGCTCACGGCAGCCGACGAGCGACCGAGGCTTCCCGGCACGATGTCGGCCCGCGTGAGGATGGGCCCGCCGCGCACGTCGCGCCCCATGGACGGCATGGAGTGCCCAGCCAACAGGATGGCGAAGCCGTGGCGCGCGACGGTCTCGTCCAGCAGAAGGCGAAGCTGTGTGTGATAGGGCGTGTAGAACAGCTCGATGCGCTTCGCGTAGCGCTCTGCGCTCAGCGGCCGACGCAGGACGGGCGCGCCGTCGGTCGCGATGCGCCAGATGACGCCCCGCCCGCCTGGACGGGGCACCCGCGGACCACGCAGCACCGAGAGCGGGTCGACGTCCGTCGCAGCGCGGTTGAGGTCCACCACGTA contains:
- a CDS encoding DUF2330 domain-containing protein, whose amino-acid sequence is MHRPTLGWRAVGARLVHALTLGSLLLTGLAVFLPASLLPAPVAAMCGMMVRPMPRTGPVERAALPNRETVVALMREGTRTVVAFQNDYLGPAEDFALIVPVPVVLHEGDVRTLHPSVFRQVQVAAQPRVVELWEQDPCPASRGTGLGLRASVAASGGVAMADNASREAAQPPSVRVEAQFQAGEYDVVILSASDSLGLENWLREQRYAVPEGAERAFRPYLEEGMKFFVAKINVARLAALSPAHAAGLRSGRVMLSPLRFHYDSERFTLPVRLGLANSRGEQDLAIHILSPEGRYTTANYRNRFVPTNRRYGQGSAGDFDAMYERLFATMSRNTPRAVFTEYAGPVVPQRSSSSCLGCARTGVNPSTLDALGAGQLPGHVGWSSAEGQQRYRDFVLTRLHYRYGPAGLPDDLVFQRGRPIAGGFESADRARSLRQPRPAPANEYSVRFIIKHRWTGPIRCRAPRRNQWGGNNGPGVGPGVRLEDLL
- the tldD gene encoding metalloprotease TldD (responsible for the proteolytic maturation of the E. coli pMccB17 plasmid-encoded microcin B17, an exported protein that targets the essential topoisomerase II DNA gyrase; degrades the E. coli plasmid F-encoded CcdA) produces the protein MTSRYQAPFAQGGSAPIDRALAERLLAVALAQGGDYADLFFEYAVNGSYGYDEGLLKSAGRYVTMGLGVRVMQGDATGYAYVESLEWDALTHAARTASQIARGGKSIPPVALEARALPTRYPIVQHSLDVDGKAKRALLERADKAARAADERIIKVNASLSEELREILVATSAGHFAWDSQPLVRFGVSVIAEAGGKRQSGSSGGGGRTGIEYLEQHTPEAHAAEAVRQAIAMLDAREAPAGEMEVVLAPGDSGILLHEAVGHGLEADFNRKKTSNYADAIGQQVASELCTVVDDGSLLSGRGTINVDDEGETPTSATLIERGKLVGYMQDQHSAKFFGVTPTGNGRRESFRSHPMPRMTNTLLLNGESDPDEIVASVKRGVYARKFGGGQVDITNGDFVFSLTEGYLIEDGRITAPLKGVNLIGNGPDVMRKVTMLGNDMAVSDGIWTCGKDGQSVPVGVGCPTVKISAVTVGGTELGG
- a CDS encoding TerB family tellurite resistance protein, with translation MQDYQEAMVKSLVAVAWADGKVEDEETEVIDALISAFELEGEDADAIREFAKTPRTLDEIPLTELSLHDRRMLLQHAVIVTFIDGEQSAEEVALLDDLQHRLHLDDGEAKELREMATSRAQRLLQLM
- a CDS encoding SDR family oxidoreductase; protein product: MSDPCILVTGFPTSFLALRVVRKLLRDAPESPLRLVVQSKSLERATALLAQMDGFSAERVRVYEGDAASIDMGLSGPEWLELSREVNVIHHCMAVTYLGADREFAVAANVGGIREAVELAEAAPRFERLVHWSSALVSGAKRGYVLEEDLDASRGFRNVVEKTRFQAERIAREALDQGLPVTILRPSLVVGDSLTGEIDRLEGPYLLVTLMLNAPTDLRIPMPGPGDVKLNLVPIDFVVDAGWHIAGLPDSIGETYHLVDPRPLTTRRIFELIAARTGRQPPRGFVPAGWATTLMRTPGLERFANIPRTFLEHLLTDVVYDDRHTRRALEGTGIVCPPFESYADRLVQYVEDREAARRHHEVETLVESDPLE
- a CDS encoding dienelactone hydrolase family protein, which gives rise to MPRAVVRPAALLAFALSLPLALRATGPTRAQVRPSSFDVASELRLVGGAPADGERVPVVVFLAATNGTAAGQFNWLSGAVPFARYLAVLPAGQPTTEHYLPRFGDYVGWMETRLERDLATARERFALDPERVYLAGFSLGGDTSWALLARHPDIYRGAVVLGARSSARVRGRGFHIMRERSVRVAFAIGQDDSDVRRRGIARTHDAVRAARVPTQLTHYPGTHTLPRDPDVLRAAFAFVMAP
- a CDS encoding TldD/PmbA family protein produces the protein MRLGDEIVARAVEGGASVAEASVREGAHLSVKVRLGEPELVEEAGSRAIGLRVMVGQQVAVSYTSDLTEAGRARLVEDALELAQLSEPDPFAGGPEPELLSGESDWVALDTYDPDMGSLTAGRALELAVRAEKAARDYDPRIVNSEGASVSRAVGGSALVTSGGFRGYTEGTYVSLVVNPLTEDSDGKKRRGFHWSARRYLAELDDEVEIGREAARRTLRKLGARKIESAEMPVIFDPDAGRAILGLVASCVNGSSIWRKSSYLAGRLGSTVASPLVTIVDDPLINRAPGSRRFDGEGLASRRNLVVDQGVLASYLLDSYGGRKLGMPSTASASRGSSGGVGISTTNFILQPGEESAEALIARTPRGLYVTEMMGFGFNAVTGDFSRGASGFLIEDGALGHAVSEVTISLNLDQLLARIDGVASDLDLRTSIAAPTFRVSAMTVAGR